Part of the Apilactobacillus apisilvae genome is shown below.
TGAGATTAACTATAATAATAAACTAACTGATGTTCAAGACATAGTTCATCAGGAATATAATGATTTTAAAATGATTCACCCAGATTATACATTTAACTTGGATGATGATATTGATGATGAAACTATTATTCAAATCTATCGTAATCATTTAGAACAAATTTTGATTATTCTTCTTGATAATGCTGTTAAATATTCTACTAAGCGAAAAGAAATTCATATATCTTTATCGATTAAATATCGATATGTAGATATAGCCGTTCAAGATTTTGGTGAGGGTATTAACGAAGAAAGTATTAATAAAATTTTTAATCGATTTTATAGAGTTGATAAAGCTAGAAGTCGTGATCAAGGTGGAAATGGTTTAGGATTATCCATCGCTAAGCGTTTAGTTGAAGCCTATCACGGTAAAATCTCTGTTGAAAGTTCAGCCGGGTATGGATCTATTTTCACAATTTCTTTTCCAATTTTAACCCAAGATAAGATTGAGCATATTAAAAATATTGATAATAAAGAATAATAAAAAGGGTTGTTACTAATATCAGTAAACAACCCTTTTTATTATTCTTTATTTTGTTTTCCAGAATTTCTTTTTCTTAAATCATTATCAATCTTTTTTGGCTCTTCTTTTACTGAAGTTGTTTCTTCTTTAGTAATATCATGTATTTTTTGTTCTGCTTGTTTAGCTTGTTCTTTTGCTTGTGCAGCAACTTCTTTTTTAATCTTTGGTCGATATAAATTCATTATAACTGTTTGAATACATGCAAAAATACCACTTACAAAGAAATAAAATCCTAATCCTGCAGGAGCACTAAATGTTACTAAAACAATCATGACAGGAGTGATGTATGACATCATTTTCATTTGTTTCTTTTGATCTTCAGGTAATCCTAAGGTCATTAAATATCCTTGAATAATATACGCTACAAATGATAGAGCAACTAAAATTAAACTTTTATCACCAAGTTTAATCCCTAAAAACATTGTATGTGAAACTTCTGGAGAATATCTAATACCGTTATATAGTGCAATATATACTGGCATTTGAATTAGTAAAGGTAAACAACCAATTCCACCAGTCATACTTATATTATTGTCACGATATAGTTTCATCATTTCTTGTTGAATCTGCATTTGTTCTTCTTTAGAACTTGCATTTCTTTGACGTTCTTGAATGTTTTTCATCTGAGGTCTAACAAGGCTCATTTTTTCTTGCATCATTGTGGATTTTTTCATTTGACTGATCATAGCTGGTAATAGAACCATTCTGACTATGACAGTTAATAAAATGATTGCCCAACCGTAACCACCAACAAATTTAGACATAAAGTCTAAAATATGCTGTGCGGGTAATGCTAAATATTCATATGTTAATCCATATGGTTTGCCAGATGAATCTTGTCTTACACATCCAGATAAGGCCAATGCAGACAATCCAACCAATGAAAGAACACTATACTTCTTTAAATTCTTCATTAATAATAAAAACCTTTCTTAATTTTTTTTACTTACTAATAATACCAGAAAAGCACAATTATATTAAATTTTAATTGAAAAATTTTGATAGTCTTTATAATTTAATATTTCTTTTTTTATTTTCACAACATTTATTATTGAACTGCTTGAATTCTTTATTTGTTTAAGAAATTTTGAAATATCATCATTTTTTATACTAGCAATTATTTTAACAGAACCATCTGATAAATTTTGCACGTAACCTTGCACATTTAGTTTATCTGCAATTTCTTTTACCGACCATCTAAAACCAACACCTTGAACTGTTCCAGTTACAATTAATTTAATAGTTTTTTTCATTGTTATCACTCCTTTTGCAATCATTCATATATTATTATAAAATAATATGAATAAGTTAGTATTAAAAAGGGGCTATTCCTTACTATGGAAAAAATAACTTCTGTTAAAAATAGCAGAATAAAAGAATGGAAAAAATTAAAAAGTAAAAAAGGTAGAGAAAAACACTCTCTTTATATATTAGAAAGTTGGCATTTAGTTAGTGAAGCATTAGATTCAAATCAAGATGTTCAAGTTATTTTAACGACACCAAAGCAATTTGAATTGCATAATGAAGAACTAATCAATTACTCTAAAGAAATAATTGAAATTAATGATGAAATAGCTAACGATTTAGGCTCTACAATTACACCACAAGGTATTTTTGCAATTGTAGGATTACCTTCTTCAAATATTATTGAAAATGAAAATATTGATGGTTCATGGTTATTGTTAGACAATATTCAGGATCCTGGTAATATTGGAACAATGGTTAGAACTGCCGATGCAGCTGGAATGAATGGCGTTATTTTTGGTGAAGGCACTTCTAATCAATTTAACCCCAAGGTTCTTAGAGCAATGCAGGGAAGTCAATTTCATTTAAAAATAATTGAAGGTGATTTAAATCATTGGATAGATAAATTAAAAGAAAATAAACTACCTATATACGGTAGTGAGCTTAATGATGAAGCGTCAATTTATAGTGACATTAAGCCTTCCAGACAGTTTGCTTTAATTATGGGAAATGAAGGTAATGGGATGCAGAAAAAATTACTTGATATTACCACTAAGAATCTATATATTCCCATTAAAGGAAATGCAGAATCTTTAAATGTTGCAATTGCTGCAGGTGTTCTAATGTTTCATCTACAAAAATAATAAATTAATGATTATAAGGAGATAATTTAATTATGGCTGATGACTCATGGAAAAATGATAAATTATATATGTCATATGTTTCTGATCTATTAGCATCTCCAATGGTAATAGATTTAGCCAATTATACACAGCATCATTCTTCTACAAGGCTAAAACATTGTATTGATGTATCATATGAAAGTTATAAAATTGCTAAACGTTTTAATTTGGATTCTAGATCTACCGCTAGAGGTGGACTTCTACATGATTTATTTTATTATGATTGGCGATTGGATAAGTTTCACTTAGGCTCACATGCCTATATGCACCCAAGAATTGCATTAAGAAATGCTCAAAAAAT
Proteins encoded:
- a CDS encoding HD domain-containing protein produces the protein MADDSWKNDKLYMSYVSDLLASPMVIDLANYTQHHSSTRLKHCIDVSYESYKIAKRFNLDSRSTARGGLLHDLFYYDWRLDKFHLGSHAYMHPRIALRNAQKITKLNDKEKDIIIKHMWGLTLSKPKYSESVIVSLIDDYDAIREYFAPKYRNLKQIFEKY
- a CDS encoding TrmH family RNA methyltransferase — protein: MEKITSVKNSRIKEWKKLKSKKGREKHSLYILESWHLVSEALDSNQDVQVILTTPKQFELHNEELINYSKEIIEINDEIANDLGSTITPQGIFAIVGLPSSNIIENENIDGSWLLLDNIQDPGNIGTMVRTADAAGMNGVIFGEGTSNQFNPKVLRAMQGSQFHLKIIEGDLNHWIDKLKENKLPIYGSELNDEASIYSDIKPSRQFALIMGNEGNGMQKKLLDITTKNLYIPIKGNAESLNVAIAAGVLMFHLQK
- a CDS encoding acylphosphatase, producing the protein MKKTIKLIVTGTVQGVGFRWSVKEIADKLNVQGYVQNLSDGSVKIIASIKNDDISKFLKQIKNSSSSIINVVKIKKEILNYKDYQNFSIKI
- the yidC gene encoding membrane protein insertase YidC; this encodes MKNLKKYSVLSLVGLSALALSGCVRQDSSGKPYGLTYEYLALPAQHILDFMSKFVGGYGWAIILLTVIVRMVLLPAMISQMKKSTMMQEKMSLVRPQMKNIQERQRNASSKEEQMQIQQEMMKLYRDNNISMTGGIGCLPLLIQMPVYIALYNGIRYSPEVSHTMFLGIKLGDKSLILVALSFVAYIIQGYLMTLGLPEDQKKQMKMMSYITPVMIVLVTFSAPAGLGFYFFVSGIFACIQTVIMNLYRPKIKKEVAAQAKEQAKQAEQKIHDITKEETTSVKEEPKKIDNDLRKRNSGKQNKE